The segment AGGCAGGTCTATGTCTTCCGCCTGCTCAATGTCTTCACTCTCCTCGCCTGAAAACAGGCTTTTGTTGAAGAGAATTTGCGGCTGTGCCTCCACTTCCACAGTGCTGCCGCCTTGCTCCACTGGAATGCTTTCTGATGGGACTGTGGACCTGCTTTGAAGGCAAAAAAGGTTACAACCAGCTGCATCGGGAAGGGTATTGATCATATACTTCCTACATGTAACTGGAGGATTCCACTAGAGGGCCCACCGGAAGACTTGGCCCTATAGAAGACAGCCATGAGGACGAGCATATTTATCAGTGTGCAGAGGCAATGACGCATCGTACAGACGCGAGTAATTGACTTGGTCTATTGTgttattttccaaaaatatccctgacccctgaccctgtCATATCACCATACTGCCCCTACgggtcatgtgtgtgcacaacCTACACTCCAAACGGATGCAAGGTACGCAAGGCAACCACCCTGCAAACACAAAAAAGCAAGTATAGCTATGGCTTAAGTATGTAATTATGTTTAGCGTTCATGTCATTGTGTTCTTGTTCATTTCAACCAGCTATTTAGAGCAATACTTTATCTccagaacaaaaacacacatttcataccTGAGAACGTGACTGTTGCTGTTAAATGTTTTACTGCTCTGCAGTGTTATTTTctcgtgttgttgttgatgttgctctttgtcttttgatttgacaGGAAGCTGCTCCATATCTTGGCCTCCAGAGGCTGTTTTCTGCTCCTCTGTCAATTGATCAACGGTCTTAGTCCTTCCCAAAGCGTTCTGCTCCTGGTGGATGGAATCCGTCTGTGTAGACAAGAACAGCacaggggagaaaaaagaggctttAGATTGCCTTCCAACTAtgataaacatattttaaaaatcttCTATGTTCCTTTATTAAGCGACAAATGCAACCGCAATGACAAAAGCCTCATATCTCTAATAAACACCAATAAAGACACTAGTAACAATATTGGCCAAAAGGCCATGACAATACATGAAGGTTTACATTGCATATAAGCTCCTGGCTGCACAGCTTCTTCCTCTCTGGATCCAGAACCCCATACTGTGTGTTCAGGTCACATTCTTTCTCTATGGGAAAGAAAGCAAACACCGTAGTCAATGAGCAACACAGACGGTCAACGTGATCCACTGCTGGTGGAGAGATTACAGACCACCGTATGGTCATTAATAATAGGCAACTATTATGCATACTATCTAAATTATACTTGCATGTAAATACCGCTGTTTACAACATACCATACCCAGGCTAATGCACTAAATGTTTATTGGTCCTTGACAGTTCAGCGACCTGGTAGAAAAGCAGTAAAGGAAGAAACAACCGATGTTGTATAAACAGACTTACTGTTGATATTTTTATAAGTCCGGCTGTAGGTTCTCGTTCCCCGGAGAGGACTATGAGACTCACTGGACTGCCCAGCTGTGGGCTTCTGCACTGGGGGTAACTCTGAtggagaagtggaggaggaacagggGCCAGGGGGCAGGGGTCCTGAGTGCCATGCAGGGACCCTGGGGCGAGGCATGGAGGGGGACGAGTGTTGTGGGAGAGAAGACTTCTCCTGAGGGAACGTCTCCACTGAATGAAAACTGCAGAAGTAGAGAAAGTTGACTTCAGAGATTTATGCAATATAGGCTTGAAATGTAGACACAAATCAGGTTCACGCAAGTTTCAAATGACATAAAATCTAAGACAGTTTGTAAGTGTGAGCATATTGCAAAGCATTTTGTATGTTAAACGTAATACTTTGTTCTTCTTTAATGTTCTGCATATTGAAGAGTTACTgcattcaacatgtttttttgagACAAACAAATATATGCTGCTGTTCCACCCACATCTGTCTTCCAACAGCTTTAGTTAGATTCAACAAAGcaacaattacaaaataaaagggaTGGTAACTGGGCCACATTCTTCAGTCAAGCAACGTCTAAATCTAAATAATTGCCCTTCCGTGTGTTGCCATGAAATAAACAATCGTAAACAGTACCTCACTGCCTCCTGCTGGGCCTTGCTAGGCCTGTGCTGGTGTACCGGTGACACTGCTGAGGAGTGGGCACTGGCTCCATGACCTCTGGTATCTTTCTGCTTCTGTCTAGAGGAGGAATGATTTGCAAGAGGGCGTGCAGGGCGAAGTCGCTGCTGTGAAGCTGAAGAAGACTGTCCACACGTCTTAGTGAGAGGACCATGCCGCCTCTCACAGTGCTTCTCAAAGGCTTGAGGCTTCACCACCTGGCCACAGTGGCTGCACACCACCAGAGAGATCTCATCGTGTGAAGGGCAACGGCCAAATGTGTGCATATCTATAGAGATGAACAGAAGAGTTAGTGTTAACGTGATATACAGGCACTT is part of the Cyclopterus lumpus isolate fCycLum1 chromosome 7, fCycLum1.pri, whole genome shotgun sequence genome and harbors:
- the atxn7l2b gene encoding ataxin-7-like protein 2b isoform X1 encodes the protein MAALDRQNPNLDDFVGLNWSCWVERVNILPSDAESNVDDSSKHVRNPPEAMTLKKEDMHTFGRCPSHDEISLVVCSHCGQVVKPQAFEKHCERRHGPLTKTCGQSSSASQQRLRPARPLANHSSSRQKQKDTRGHGASAHSSAVSPVHQHRPSKAQQEAVSFHSVETFPQEKSSLPQHSSPSMPRPRVPAWHSGPLPPGPCSSSTSPSELPPVQKPTAGQSSESHSPLRGTRTYSRTYKNINKKECDLNTQYGVLDPERKKLCSQELICNTDSIHQEQNALGRTKTVDQLTEEQKTASGGQDMEQLPVKSKDKEQHQQQHEKITLQSSKTFNSNSHVLRVVALRTLHPFGVSTVPSESIPVEQGGSTVEVEAQPQILFNKSLFSGEESEDIEQAEDIDLPATPWHPKPLGLCTFGCRTLGCSIFTFNRRWHHLRFALSAMLEHHVSTHLWKKMPQVSSGLRSCHVTPPTVGSPVRTARPTKSTCSLSLEPTSLGPLETKTSQHNSHSIKPMSSTTSARLIQDASAAQKAAHSGEDKSFKNIRDPLNEKGQQPHVPSNQGTVNGTISHKKKACPPLNHSPRSRGKPPGIQQKVVGYDHRGPSKKRKVSNESQPISSSRSRTKCQRLSSPSQRGERMERITGARMLWAWRKDSTPEDQ
- the atxn7l2b gene encoding ataxin-7-like protein 2b isoform X2; protein product: MAALDRQNPNLDDFVGLNWSCWVERVNILPSDAESNVDDSSKHVRNPPEAMTLKKEDMHTFGRCPSHDEISLVVCSHCGQVVKPQAFEKHCERRHGPLTKTCGQSSSASQQRLRPARPLANHSSSRQKQKDTRGHGASAHSSAVSPVHQHRPSKAQQEAVSFHSVETFPQEKSSLPQHSSPSMPRPRVPAWHSGPLPPGPCSSSTSPSELPPVQKPTAGQSSESHSPLRGTRTYSRTYKNINKKECDLNTQYGVLDPERKKLCSQELICNTDSIHQEQNALGRTKTVDQLTEEQKTASGGQDMEQLPVKSKDKEQHQQQHEKITLQSSKTFNSNSHVLSRSTVPSESIPVEQGGSTVEVEAQPQILFNKSLFSGEESEDIEQAEDIDLPATPWHPKPLGLCTFGCRTLGCSIFTFNRRWHHLRFALSAMLEHHVSTHLWKKMPQVSSGLRSCHVTPPTVGSPVRTARPTKSTCSLSLEPTSLGPLETKTSQHNSHSIKPMSSTTSARLIQDASAAQKAAHSGEDKSFKNIRDPLNEKGQQPHVPSNQGTVNGTISHKKKACPPLNHSPRSRGKPPGIQQKVVGYDHRGPSKKRKVSNESQPISSSRSRTKCQRLSSPSQRGERMERITGARMLWAWRKDSTPEDQ
- the atxn7l2b gene encoding ataxin-7-like protein 2b isoform X3, which encodes MAALDRQNPNLDDFVGLNWSCWVERVNILPSDAESNVDDSSKHVRNPPEAMTLKKEDMHTFGRCPSHDEISLVVCSHCGQVVKPQAFEKHCERRHGPLTKTCGQSSSASQQRLRPARPLANHSSSRQKQKDTRGHGASAHSSAVSPVHQHRPSKAQQEAVSFHSVETFPQEKSSLPQHSSPSMPRPRVPAWHSGPLPPGPCSSSTSPSELPPVQKPTAGQSSESHSPLRGTRTYSRTYKNINKKECDLNTQYGVLDPERKKLCSQELICNTDSIHQEQNALGRTKTVDQLTEEQKTASGGQDMEQLPVKSKDKEQHQQQHEKITLQSSKTFNSNSHVLRSTVPSESIPVEQGGSTVEVEAQPQILFNKSLFSGEESEDIEQAEDIDLPATPWHPKPLGLCTFGCRTLGCSIFTFNRRWHHLRFALSAMLEHHVSTHLWKKMPQVSSGLRSCHVTPPTVGSPVRTARPTKSTCSLSLEPTSLGPLETKTSQHNSHSIKPMSSTTSARLIQDASAAQKAAHSGEDKSFKNIRDPLNEKGQQPHVPSNQGTVNGTISHKKKACPPLNHSPRSRGKPPGIQQKVVGYDHRGPSKKRKVSNESQPISSSRSRTKCQRLSSPSQRGERMERITGARMLWAWRKDSTPEDQ